The DNA region GATAGCCCCGGTCTCGACGCGGACGCGAAAGCGTTGGCGGAGCTTGTCGAGCGCGCGGCCGATAGCGACCTCGTGCTCTGGGTCGTAGCCGCCCACCGCGCCGACCGCGAGGTCGATCGTAACGCTCTGGAAGCCGTGCGCACCCACTTCGCCACGCGCCTCAACCGGCGCCGTCCGCCGCTCGTTCTGGTCGCCACGCACGTCGACCGGCTGCGCCCGTTCGGGGAATGGGCCCCACCCTATGACCTCGTCAGCGATCATCGCGAAAAGGCGCGCAACATCCGGGACGCCATAAAGGCCGCGGCTGCCGATCTCGGCTTCTCACCCGACGAGGTCGTGCCGGTGAGCCTCGCCGAAGCGCATGCCCCCTATAACGTCGAGCAGCTCTGGCAGCGCATCGCCGACGCACTGCCCGAAGCCACACGCGCTCAGCTTTTGCGCCTGCTTCACGATCTCAAAGGAACTTGGAACTGGAGATCGGTTTTCTCTCAAGCCGCAGGGGCCGGACGCACGATCGCCGGCGCCTTCGGCAAGAAGACATCGAAAGGCGGACGCGAACCCTGACGAATAACAAGAGCTGAACGTGTGGAGTTCAAGCCATGACCATAGCCGCAGACGCGACGTCCCAAGCCAGAGCGCGCAACGGCGACGAGGAGGCGCGCAACGGCGAGCAGGAAATGAAGTCTGCCGCCGAGACCTGGCAGATCGTCGGAGATGTCGCTGTAACAGGCTTGTTTGCGTTGGCGGTGCTAGCCGCGCTCTACCTCATGAAGGAGGTTGTGGTGCCGATCATCCTGGCGTGGGTGGTTGCCAACATCCTGCTTCCCGTCGTGAACGCGATGGAACGAAACGGAATGCCGCGCGTGGCCTCAGTCGGCGTCGTAACCCTCGCCCTGATGATCATTCTGTTGACGATCGTCATGCTTCTCTCGCTACCACTGACCTATTGGCTTAGCCGGGCCACGGAGCTCGGCGCGGTCCTGCGCGAGAAACTTCGATCGATGGCAGGTCCGTTCGATTTTTTGAACGAGCTGTCACGCTCAATCGGCCAGATCACGGGCTCTCCGGGCACCGGCCTCCACGTCGAGGAGAACACCAACATCGTGAGCGGCATCATCAGCATTTTGACGCCCGCCGTCACACAAGGCGTCCTGTTTCTCGGCGCCTTAATCTTCTATTTGATTTACCAAAAGAAGATCAAAAATCGGTCCGTGCTTGTGCTTCCGACGCGCGACGCGCGACTTACCTCGCTCCGCATCTACGCCGATATCGAACACAACACGACCGTCTATTTCGGCACCTTCACCATCGTCAACCTGGGCCTTGGTGTCGTGACGACCTTGCTCGCCTGGGCCGTAGGTCTGCCCAATCCCATGCTGTGGGGCGTACTCGCCGCCGTTCTGAATTACATCCCCTACATCGGCGCCGCGCTGATGATTGCCATCCTATTCCTGGTCGGACTCTTCACCTTCTCCGCAACGTCCGAGGCCCTCGTCGCCCCGCTGGTCTACATTGGCATCAGCACCGTCGAAGGCCACTTCATCACCCCCGCGCTGATGGGGCGGCGCATGACTATGAACCCCTTTGCGGTATTCCTGGCCATCGGCTTCTGGACCTGGATGTGGGGGCCGATCGGCGCGTTCGTCGCCGTCCCGATCCTGATGACGACCATCGTCACCTTCCGCCATCTGTTTCCACGGGATACGCCCGAGCTGCCAGACTGAGGCCATTTCCGCCCAGCGTGAAACCCGGCCCGCATTCAAGGCGTTTAGCTGTCTGACGGCGGAAAGCGCCGTCCCACCATAAAAAAGGAGCTGCGTTTTCCCAATGGCACAGACCACATCGAGCACTAACACGCGCAATGCGGCCGATGACCTGGCCGACAAGGCAGCGAACCTGGCAGAGCGAACCGGTGAGCAGATCGAGCGCACCGTTCAGAATTTCGCCGACCAGGGACGCCAAGCCACCGAGCACGTCCAGGTCGTGGCCGAGAATTTCAAAACCGCCGTCGACAAGTCGGTGAAGGATCAGCCATTGACCACGCTCGCCATAGCGGCCGGCATTGGCTTCGTCATCGGAGCATTGTGGAAATCATAGCCGCTGTCTTCGGTAAAGCCCGACCGGGTGCGGGTTCGGCACAGACGAGGAGAGGACTTTCCGGATGTTTCAAGGTCTCCTGAGACGCGCAGAGCGTTCGGTCAATCAGGTTATTGCTAGAGCCCTCGAGCGCGCCCTCGTGGCCGTCCCTCTCCTCGTTGCGGCGGGCTTCGCGACGGCGGCGCTCACCGTAAAGCTCGTCGAGCTGTATGGATCGGTGACCGCCTACGGAGTGATGGCCGCGATCTTTGCCGTAATCGGTTTGGTGACTATGGCTGTCGTGGGGGTCGGCACGAGTGAACCGGGTGCCGCGGAAGACCAATCTTCTGCAGAGAGCGAGCAGCCCTCTCCAGCGGAGGGCCTGATCGATGATGCCGCGGATTTCCTGACGCCGGAGGTGAGATCGGTTCTCGCCTCCCTAGCGCCAATGGCGCTTCCCGGTGTCATACGCAGCGTGGGCCGCAACCTGCCGCTCGTACTCATATTGGCGGTGGCGGCCTTCGTAATCTCGCGCTTTGGCGAAACCGGCGAGGAGGCAGCCCCGGTATCCAATCCCGACAACGGAGACGAAGCCGCTGTGCCACCCGAGAGACGCGCGGCAGCCTGACCAACAAGGTCTTGCGGATCTTACGGCAAATGTAAGGTCGGAGACATAAGCGGGTAAGATCGGGTGTCTAGTGTACCTTCTGGGCAGCCTCTGAGAGTGAGCGTCCCTAGTGACACTCACAGCCAGCTCCTGAACAATGGTCCCCCTCGAAGGCTGCCCTTCAGATACCCAACCCTTGCAGGGTATCAGAGCCCGAACGCCTTGCGCGTTCGGGCTCTTTGCTTTACCGGGCATCCGCAGGATTTGAGATGCAGCAAAGGGTGCGGTAAACCGGCACTGACGGCCGCTTTGGCCACAACGGAGCCCTCCACATGCGGCTGCTTCTGGTCGAGGACGATAAAGACACCGCACGCTACATTTCGAAAGGCCTCGTGCAGGCCGGCCATACGATCGACGTCGTGCACGATGGCAAGGACGGACTGGCGCTGGCCATCCGCGAAACCTACGACCTCATCATTCTCGACCGTATGCTGCCGGGCCTCGACGGCCTGTCGCTCGCCCGCATGATCAGGACCGCTGGTAGCCGGGTATCGATCTTGTTCCTCACATCCCTCGGAGGCGTGAACGATCGCGTCCAGGGCCTGGACGTCGGCGGCGACGACTACCTCGTAAAGCCGTTTGCCTTCGCAGAACTCTTGGCGCGCGTCAACGCCCTTGGCCGACGCCCGCCGATGCGCTCGGATAGCGATATCCTGCGTGCTGGCGATCTCGAGCTCGATGTGGCGAGCCGCAAGGTCACGCGCGGACAGGAGCGCATCGAGCTCCAGCCCAAGGAGTTCGTACTTCTCGAAACGCTGATGCGCAATAAGGGCCGTGTGGTCACCCGCACCATGCTGCTCGAACGCGTCTGGGGCTTCCACTTCGACCCACGCACGAGTGTCGTCGAAACACATATCTCGCGCTTGCGCGCCAAGATTGACAAGCCATTCGACAAACAGCTCCTTCATACCGTCCGTGGCAGTGGCTATTCCATCAATGACAGCGCGTGATCTGTTCAGGCGCACGCAGGTCCGCTCTGCCGTCGCGTTCACTTTGATCATAACTGTTGCCGTCACAGCGTTGTTCGCTGTGATGATCGCGCGCCTGACGGACGGCATTAAAGACGGCGTGCGCGCGCGCGTACTTAACACACGCGACGCGCTGCTGGCCATCGATCGTCGCTACGGCTTTGACGAGCTGGTCAAAGTCGTCGTTGATGAAGCAGAATCCGTGCGCGATGCCGACAGCATCTTCGCCTTGATCGACGCTAAGGGAGACATCGTCGCCGGTAACATCCGCACAGAGCAGCCGTTCGAGGGTTGGCGCGAGCTGGAACGCTCACGCTTGCCGGACATCGCAAATGGCGCTCCGATCCGCGATCGCTTCCTCGCTATTTGGTCCCCGGTTTCAACGGGTACGCTGCTGGTCGGCCGTTCGGATCGCGAAGTTTCCGAAGCGCGGCGTATCCTAACGCGCAGCCTCGGTTGGGGCTTGCTGTTCACGGTAATCCTGGGAGTCGGCTCCGGCATTTATCTGGCGCGGGGCGCGCAGAGAAGGATCGACGACATCTCGAGCACGCTCTCCGCAGTCACCGACGGAGCACTTCACCGTCGCATTCCGATAAGGCATCCGCGCCACGACCTCGACGAGGTCAGCGAGCGCATAAACTCCATGCTGACCCAGCTCGAGCGCCTCGTTCAAAGCGCCAATCAATCGTCGACCGACATCGCCCACGATCTGAAGCGCCCGATGACCCGCCTCCGCCAGCAGCTCGAAGGCGCAAGTGACGTCGCCGGCGCCAGCCCGGAGATGAAGCAAATCCTCGAGGACGCGATCGGAGAGGTGGACAGCATCGTCGCCACGTTCGAGGCGCTGCTCAACATCGGCCAGCTCGAGGCCGGAGACCGCCGCGCACGCTTTGTCGACATCGATCTCAAGCAGGTTTTGAACGATGCCGTGGAAGCCTATGCGCCTGTCATTGAGGACGACGGCTTCAAGCTCGTCTGGGCTGGAGCGCGCGGCACGGTTCCCGTGATCCGCGGCGATCAAGAGCTTCTACTGCAGCTATTCGCCAACCTGATCGAGAACGTGCTCCAGCATTGCCCCAAAGGAACGACGATCTCGATCGCGCTCTCGGGATCCGCACGCAGCGCGGCCGTATGCGTCGCAGACGACGGTCCTGGCATCCCGCCGGCCGAGCACGAAAACGTCTTCCGCCGCTTCTATCGCCTCGAACGCGAGCGTTCGACCCCCGGGCACGGCCTAGGCCTCAGCCTCGTGCGTGCAATCGCCGACCTGCACGGCGCCGTCGTAACGCTGTCCGATAACAAACCGGGCCTCAAGGTCGCAATTTCGTTTCCGACGCGTTCCTGACGACCAACGTTGCGCCCTCACCCCGCAAGATGCGATTCGTTACACTGATCGAGGAAACCAGCCTCGGCGGATGGTACGGTGCATGGCAGACATCGACGACATCCTGGTGCGCCTGTCGCAATCCCCTTTCCGACGGCGCTTTGTGCTGTCTGGCGCGGACCGCGCCTACCTCGCGCGCAAGGGGCTCGATGCCGTGCTCGATCACGCACGTAGCTTCATCGAGGGGCGGCTTGCACCGGCCAATCCCGTACACGATGGGAAGCAGACGCCGTTCCGCGGCCATCCGGTCTTTGTCGCCCAGCACGCCACCGCAACCTGCTGCCGCGGATGCCTCGCCAAATGGCACGACATCCCGCGCGGGCAACCGCTCGATGGCGCAGCGCAAGCCTACATCCTGGCCGTCATCGAGAAATGGCTAAGGCAGCAAGGAGGAGAGGACACCGGTCCGGCCGAGCCTCGTCTGCTTTGAGTGGACGCCTCATTTCAGCCCAAATCACCACCACGAGTGCAGAATTGCAACAGTGGACGGGACTAGGCTCTCTGTAGGGATTACCCCGAGCTTGCTTCGGAATCGTACGGAATGCACCCTGACGGCAAAGTGCGTCGCGGCCTGTCCCGCCACGCGCGGACAATGAACCACGGAGTTCCCCGCATGACGATCGAGCGTTCGAGGTTCGGCAACGCCCACCGAGCTGCGGCTCGCCGCTTCACCGTGCTGGCTGCATTCGCGATGTTGCTGTCCACTCTCTCCGCGCAGAAAGCATCCGCACAGGACTTCTTCTCGTTCCTTTGGGACGGCGGTTCACGATCCGTTGTGCCCTTCAGCTCGAACTATGCGCCGCGCCAGGTCATTGTCTCGTTCGGCGACAGAAAACTGTACTGGATCCACCGCAAGGGCGAAGCGATCAGCTATCCGATCGCTGTTCCGCGCGAGGAGAGCCGCTGGTCCGGCGCAACCACGGTCACGAGCAAACGCGTCAACCCATCTTGGACACCGACCCCGACCATGCTGCGCGAGAACCCGCGTCTTCCGAGCTGGGTACCGGGCGGCCATCCGATGAACCCGCTCGGCGTACGCGCGCTCTACCTCGGCTCGAGCCTCTATCGCATCCACGGCACCGATGCCCCCTGGACCATCGGCACTGCCGCCTCCAAGGGCTGCATCCGCATGTACAACGAGGACGTGCTGGATCTCTATCCGCGTGTGCCCGTGGGCACCAAAGTCACGGTCACCTGGCAGCGCTTCCGCTGACCTTCCGTCCCTGAAGCCCGGCGCTGTTGCCGCCGGGCCTTCAACCGCATCTTCCGAGTTGTAGCACACCTCGCGCCTCAAGCCTCGCTCAAGGCAAATCGGAGAAGTCTCAAACTTGGCTTCTGGCGCGCCGACAGCGCCGCTGTGTCCTTGCGTATTCACTGGCAGCGATTGAGCGGCTCGATGAGGGCCGGCGGGACGGCGTCTCCAACGATGGCACTTTGAGCGACGGATGACCCAGGCGCAGGCCGAGAGACGATCGACCAGAAGCGAGGACGCTTCGGAGCCGATGGAGCTGACCGGCCCGAAGAAAGTGGCTGCGCTGCTCTTGTCCATGGACAAGAAAGTCGCGTCCCGCATCCTGAAGCACTTCGACGAAGATGACATCAAGCTCATCGCCCAGACGGCGACGGATCTCGGCGCCGTCTCGAAGCAGACGCTCGACGCCCTGATCGAGGAGTTTGCCCAGCACCTGCGCACGGGCGGCGACCTGATAGCAACCGCGCACGAGGTCGAAGCCCTGCTGTCCGGCGTCGTGCCGCCCGAGCAGATCGCCGAGATCATGACGCAGGTGCGCTCGAAATCCCTGCAGTCGATCTGGATCAAGCTCGGCGAGGTTCCGGAGCTGTCGACCGCCCAGTATCTCGCCAAAGAGCACCCGCAGGTTTCCGCGCTCGTCCTGTCGCGCACGCCCCCTGCTTATGCCGCCGCGGCGCTCAAAATGCTGCCCGGCCCACTGCGCAACGAGATCATGCGCCGCATGCTGGCGCTCAAGATCGTGCTCGAAAAGCCGATCCAGATCCTGGAAGGCGCGGTCAAGGAAGAGCTCCTCTACAAGAGCGCCAAGAACACCGGCCCCACGATTCACGCCCGGCTTGCAGATATCATCAACAAGATGGAGCGCAAGCAGATGGACGAGATCCTGACCGATCTCGACCAGCATCGCCCGAAGGAAGCAGAGCTTGTCCGCAGCCTCCTGTTCACCTTCGACGATATCGCGCGCCTGTCGCAGCCGGCACTCGTCACGCTGTTCGACAGCGTCCCCGCCGACCGCACGATTGCCGCGTTGTTCGGCGCCGAGCCGAGGATGATTGACCTGATCCTCGAAGCGACGCCCGGCCGCGCCCGCCGCATGATCGAGCAGGAGCTGGCGACGGGCAAGAAGCCGTCTCCGAAAGAGATCCAGAAGGCCCGTCGCGCGATCGCCGACGCGGCCATGGAGATGATCGAGAAGGGCATCATCGAGGTCGGCAATCCCGAGGAGGATGAGGAGTGATGCGGGAGCAGTATGCGGACATCCGCGACTCCGGTGGTCAGCCCGGAACCGATAAGCTTCTCGAGCCGCCAAAGCTTGAGGTCGAGCGCCTGCACGTCCTGAAAGGGGTGCTTGAGCGCCTGGTCACGACACTCGCCGAGCGGTTCCGTGACTATTGCAACGTCCCCTCGTCGTTCTTCGTCAATCAGATAGAGAGTGGCAATTCGTGGGACGTCCTCGAATCCTACGAGGACAGCATCGCCGGCATCTTTTACTGCCGCCAGTGGGACTCGAAAATCGTCGTCGGCATCGACCGCCGCTTCGTCTTCTCTTTGATCGACGCTGCTTTCGGCGGCGACGGCAGCATGCCGCCGTTCGAATCCGATCGCCCCTTCACTTCTCTTGAAGCCCGCCTCGCCCGCAGCGTCTTCAACATCGTCATCGACGAGCTCGAGGAGCTGCTCAATCCCATCACGCCCGTGAACCTCGAACTGGAGAAGCTGGAAACCAAACTGGACTTCCAGATCCTCGGGCAGACCGACATTCCCGTCATCGCCGTTCAGATCCTGTTCCAGATCCTCGACAACGGCGGCCGCATGTTCATGATCATTCCACAAGCGGCCCTACATCCGATCCGCAAGCTGCTTGAGCGCACGCGTGCCCTGGACGGAACCTCCGTCGATCCCGAGTGGCAGAAGAAGATGCAGGACGGCCTGGCGTCGTCGCACATGCTGCTCGAAGGCGTGCTCGATGGCCCGGACATGACACTCGACCAGATTGCGAGCCTCGAGGCGGGCCAGATCCTGCGCCTCAACGTCGATACCAAGAGCCTGATCCCGCTCGAGTGTCAGGACGAGCGCATTTTCCTGTGCCGCCTGGCGCAGGCCAAAGGTCAGTTCGCGCTCGTCGTCGAGCAGCCGGTCGACCGCGAGAAGGAGCTGGTCGCCGATCTCATCTCGGGTTCCCAAACGCGCTGACGAGACCCGCCTTCGGGCGCGCTTCACCTCATATATCTTCTCTCTCGGCATGGAACCGAAAGCCAGGCCCTGCGTTGCATCTGCAGAGCCGGCGCTTCATTCCCTCCCCAGACAAAACAGCCGGCTTAATACCCCGCGCCCCCGGTTCCCCCCGCCGGGGGCGTTCTGTTCCAAGCCATGGAAGAAGTTGATGCCGCAACCGAAGAAAAAGAGCATCTCGGCCGCGGGAAGGCCAGCGCGAGCAATACGGAGAAGGCAACGCGTACCGCAAAGAAGATCTGACCAGGGGAGCCGACAAGGCCAACAACCTGGGAGGCTTCGCGGGTAGCAAGCATCCGAAGAAACCCTTACCGGACCCGCAGGAACCGGAAGGCGATTGCGCACATCAGAGAGAGTTCGGCTCAGATCTTTTCAAATTTCGCTACCGTGTATATCCGACCTTCACCATGAAGTCGGCCACAGCCTGACGCATATCGTCCCTTTGCAGATATTCGTAACCGATTTTTAGCTAACGCCATGGAGTATCGTCGGAATTATTCCACGATAGTCCAACGCGGGTGGCGAGAATGGGAATGGCTGAGAACGACGCCGTGGCAAACAACGGCGCGACCGACACGCTTGAAGAGCGCGCTGCAAACTTGGTCAACCCCGCATCGGGCATCGCCAACGATTACTTGAATCACTTCAACGAGGTTCTCCTTCTGATCGAGAACCTGCCGACGCTCCTTCCCGAGATGCTCGACGAGCTTCTGGAATGGCGCCCTGTCACCTACCGCGAGTACTTCGCCAAGTCGCTGCTGCCCGGCAGCGCGCGCGCGCTTGAAATCTATGACGGCCTCGACGAGAGCTTCCGCCGCGATTTCGAAAGCATCATCGACGGCGTCAACGCGATGGCGATGGCCTCGATCGACGTCATCCGCGCCCACAGGGGGCCGGACGGCGAGGTCGATCCTTCGAAAGTTTCCGATTTCTGCGAGAACGCCTCGTGCGCCATCCGGAGCGCCCTGAACCGCGCCTCCGATCTCGTGAACAATGGAAGAGAGCAAGCAGCCGAGACACCGCAAGGCATGGCGGACCGGCTGATTCCATGCGTGGCGTAGGGTAAGCGACCGCTGGATGCCGAGGGGGGACTTCCAATGGATGAACTGCTGAAAGACTTTTTGACGGAAACGACCGAGCACATCGAAGGTGCGGAGACGCAGCTCGTGATGTTCGAGCGCAATCCGTCCGACGCGTCGCTGATCACGAGCATTTTCCGGCTCGTTCACACCATCAAGGGCACGTCCAGCTTCCTCGGCCTCGAGCGCCTCGAGCGCGTCGGCCACGCTGCTGAATCGGTGATGGGCATGCTGCGCGACGGCGTGCCCCCAACACAGCATTCCGTCACCATCATTCTCGCCGCCATCGATCGCATCAAAACGATCATCGAGGAGATCGGCCAGTACGGCTCTGAACCTCCGGGCGACGACAGCGGGATCATCAACGCGCTTGAAGCCTATTACGCTGCAGGTTCCGAGGCCGCTGCTGCAGCCGCAGCCTCTGAGGCGAGCGCCAAAGCCGATGCACCGGTCGTGAGCGCCATCGCCGAGCCGGCGATCGTGGAGCACGAGCCTGTTGCTTCCAAAGCCGCCCCCGCCCCCGAGGTGATTGCGATCGCCGAAGCAACCCTCGAGCCGACCGCCGCAAAAGAGACTGCGAAAGCATCCGACGCGGCCCCTGCGCAAGGCAAGGCAGCCGGCGGGTCCACAGCAAACCAGGAATCGATCCGCGTCTCGGTCGAGACCATCGAGCGCATGATGCAGCTCGTCTCCGAACTCGTGCTCTCGCGCAACCAGCTGCTCGAAATCGCGCGCCACCGCGAGGACGACAGCATCAAGACGCCCCTTCAGCACCTCTCGACACTGACCAGCGACCTGCAGGACGCTGTCATGCGTGCACGCATGCAGCCCGTTGGCCGCCTCTACGCCAATCTTCCGCGCCTCGTGCGCGAGCTCTCGACGAGCCTCGGCAAGAGCATCGACCTCGTCACAGAAGGTGCAGACACCGAGCTCGATCGCCAGCTCATCGAGGTCATTCGTGATCCGCTGACTCACATCATCCGCAATTGCGCTGACCACGGCATCGAAAAGCCCGAGGACCGCGTTGTCAGGGGCAAGCCCGAGCGCGGCGAGATCCGCGTCTCTGCGGCACATGAAGCCGGTCAGATCACCATCGACATCGCCGACGATGGCAAGGGCCTCGACATCGAGCGCATCAAAGCCAAGATTCTCGCTCAAGGCCTCGCGACGGAGCAGGATCTCCGCGCCATGAGCAACGAGGAGATCTACCGCTTCATCTTCGAGCCGGGCTTCTCCACCGCCCAGGTCGTTTCCAACGTCTCCGGCCGCGGCGTCGGCATGGACGTCGTACGCACCAACATCGAGGCCATTGGTGGCTCGGTGTCGCTCTCGTCCGTCGAAGGCAAGGGCAGCCGCTTCTCGCTCCGCATCCCGCTGACGCTCGCCATCGCGCCGGCCCTGATCATCGAGGTCGCCGGCCAGCGCTTCGCCCTGCCGCAGACCTCCGTTGTCGAGGCTGTTAGCCTCGGCAAGAACTACAAGGATCTCATCCAGAACGTTCAGAACGCCCTGGTGCTGAAGCTGCGCG from Hyphomicrobium sp. CS1GBMeth3 includes:
- a CDS encoding AI-2E family transporter, giving the protein MTIAADATSQARARNGDEEARNGEQEMKSAAETWQIVGDVAVTGLFALAVLAALYLMKEVVVPIILAWVVANILLPVVNAMERNGMPRVASVGVVTLALMIILLTIVMLLSLPLTYWLSRATELGAVLREKLRSMAGPFDFLNELSRSIGQITGSPGTGLHVEENTNIVSGIISILTPAVTQGVLFLGALIFYLIYQKKIKNRSVLVLPTRDARLTSLRIYADIEHNTTVYFGTFTIVNLGLGVVTTLLAWAVGLPNPMLWGVLAAVLNYIPYIGAALMIAILFLVGLFTFSATSEALVAPLVYIGISTVEGHFITPALMGRRMTMNPFAVFLAIGFWTWMWGPIGAFVAVPILMTTIVTFRHLFPRDTPELPD
- a CDS encoding DUF883 family protein; protein product: MAQTTSSTNTRNAADDLADKAANLAERTGEQIERTVQNFADQGRQATEHVQVVAENFKTAVDKSVKDQPLTTLAIAAGIGFVIGALWKS
- a CDS encoding response regulator transcription factor, whose protein sequence is MRLLLVEDDKDTARYISKGLVQAGHTIDVVHDGKDGLALAIRETYDLIILDRMLPGLDGLSLARMIRTAGSRVSILFLTSLGGVNDRVQGLDVGGDDYLVKPFAFAELLARVNALGRRPPMRSDSDILRAGDLELDVASRKVTRGQERIELQPKEFVLLETLMRNKGRVVTRTMLLERVWGFHFDPRTSVVETHISRLRAKIDKPFDKQLLHTVRGSGYSINDSA
- a CDS encoding HAMP domain-containing sensor histidine kinase, with the translated sequence MTARDLFRRTQVRSAVAFTLIITVAVTALFAVMIARLTDGIKDGVRARVLNTRDALLAIDRRYGFDELVKVVVDEAESVRDADSIFALIDAKGDIVAGNIRTEQPFEGWRELERSRLPDIANGAPIRDRFLAIWSPVSTGTLLVGRSDREVSEARRILTRSLGWGLLFTVILGVGSGIYLARGAQRRIDDISSTLSAVTDGALHRRIPIRHPRHDLDEVSERINSMLTQLERLVQSANQSSTDIAHDLKRPMTRLRQQLEGASDVAGASPEMKQILEDAIGEVDSIVATFEALLNIGQLEAGDRRARFVDIDLKQVLNDAVEAYAPVIEDDGFKLVWAGARGTVPVIRGDQELLLQLFANLIENVLQHCPKGTTISIALSGSARSAAVCVADDGPGIPPAEHENVFRRFYRLERERSTPGHGLGLSLVRAIADLHGAVVTLSDNKPGLKVAISFPTRS
- a CDS encoding DUF4186 domain-containing protein, which gives rise to MADIDDILVRLSQSPFRRRFVLSGADRAYLARKGLDAVLDHARSFIEGRLAPANPVHDGKQTPFRGHPVFVAQHATATCCRGCLAKWHDIPRGQPLDGAAQAYILAVIEKWLRQQGGEDTGPAEPRLL
- a CDS encoding L,D-transpeptidase encodes the protein MTIERSRFGNAHRAAARRFTVLAAFAMLLSTLSAQKASAQDFFSFLWDGGSRSVVPFSSNYAPRQVIVSFGDRKLYWIHRKGEAISYPIAVPREESRWSGATTVTSKRVNPSWTPTPTMLRENPRLPSWVPGGHPMNPLGVRALYLGSSLYRIHGTDAPWTIGTAASKGCIRMYNEDVLDLYPRVPVGTKVTVTWQRFR
- a CDS encoding FliG C-terminal domain-containing protein, with protein sequence MTQAQAERRSTRSEDASEPMELTGPKKVAALLLSMDKKVASRILKHFDEDDIKLIAQTATDLGAVSKQTLDALIEEFAQHLRTGGDLIATAHEVEALLSGVVPPEQIAEIMTQVRSKSLQSIWIKLGEVPELSTAQYLAKEHPQVSALVLSRTPPAYAAAALKMLPGPLRNEIMRRMLALKIVLEKPIQILEGAVKEELLYKSAKNTGPTIHARLADIINKMERKQMDEILTDLDQHRPKEAELVRSLLFTFDDIARLSQPALVTLFDSVPADRTIAALFGAEPRMIDLILEATPGRARRMIEQELATGKKPSPKEIQKARRAIADAAMEMIEKGIIEVGNPEEDEE
- a CDS encoding flagellar motor switch protein FliM translates to MREQYADIRDSGGQPGTDKLLEPPKLEVERLHVLKGVLERLVTTLAERFRDYCNVPSSFFVNQIESGNSWDVLESYEDSIAGIFYCRQWDSKIVVGIDRRFVFSLIDAAFGGDGSMPPFESDRPFTSLEARLARSVFNIVIDELEELLNPITPVNLELEKLETKLDFQILGQTDIPVIAVQILFQILDNGGRMFMIIPQAALHPIRKLLERTRALDGTSVDPEWQKKMQDGLASSHMLLEGVLDGPDMTLDQIASLEAGQILRLNVDTKSLIPLECQDERIFLCRLAQAKGQFALVVEQPVDREKELVADLISGSQTR
- a CDS encoding chemotaxis protein CheW — its product is MDELLKDFLTETTEHIEGAETQLVMFERNPSDASLITSIFRLVHTIKGTSSFLGLERLERVGHAAESVMGMLRDGVPPTQHSVTIILAAIDRIKTIIEEIGQYGSEPPGDDSGIINALEAYYAAGSEAAAAAAASEASAKADAPVVSAIAEPAIVEHEPVASKAAPAPEVIAIAEATLEPTAAKETAKASDAAPAQGKAAGGSTANQESIRVSVETIERMMQLVSELVLSRNQLLEIARHREDDSIKTPLQHLSTLTSDLQDAVMRARMQPVGRLYANLPRLVRELSTSLGKSIDLVTEGADTELDRQLIEVIRDPLTHIIRNCADHGIEKPEDRVVRGKPERGEIRVSAAHEAGQITIDIADDGKGLDIERIKAKILAQGLATEQDLRAMSNEEIYRFIFEPGFSTAQVVSNVSGRGVGMDVVRTNIEAIGGSVSLSSVEGKGSRFSLRIPLTLAIAPALIIEVAGQRFALPQTSVVEAVSLGKNYKDLIQNVQNALVLKLREEVIPAVELRDVVALSDVAENEANDKLAVVMRVGTDSFCIIVDGVADIQEIVVKPLSASLAHLKVFSGHTILGDGSVVLILDPAGLAASLGIEKSTEKKRVETRDQSAYERRRLVMFKAGSGAPKVLPLSLVSRIEMVETDRIEQSDGRQMVLLQGRLMPIVPISPEIDMSKPAYPVLVVATDQRAIGLMADEIVDILEEKLEIQLTSNNSALVGSAEIRGEAVELIDVSHFIRMADSAGSAAPTPQRILFASDDMLVRDMLCPALSAAGYSVTATSVGSDINELLAQSATFDAVIIDTDTPLLASPAALRALQARKDAASIPAFGVSRNPTPRAARIASEHGLTALISKHERHMLLDTLAHALDAAADAKATSMELAA